The proteins below come from a single Paroceanicella profunda genomic window:
- a CDS encoding SAM-dependent methyltransferase, with amino-acid sequence MDTPDSGLREGEAAVTLPGEPADAALRFIGRIRTPWRERAACPRRGDPEAGPPCRLELDPLWEPALEGLAPGDAVQVLYWMHEARRDLVSQVPRHSGRRTGTFALRSPVRPNPIASSVARILAIDGPVVTLRGLDCLDGTPLLDLKPDHGAAT; translated from the coding sequence GTGGACACGCCCGACAGCGGACTGCGCGAGGGCGAGGCGGCGGTGACCCTGCCCGGGGAGCCGGCGGACGCAGCGCTGCGTTTCATCGGCCGTATCCGCACCCCGTGGCGGGAGCGCGCCGCCTGTCCGCGCCGGGGCGACCCCGAAGCCGGCCCGCCCTGCCGGCTGGAACTGGACCCGCTGTGGGAACCCGCGCTGGAGGGGCTGGCGCCGGGCGATGCGGTGCAGGTGCTCTACTGGATGCACGAGGCGCGGCGCGACCTCGTCTCGCAGGTGCCGCGCCACAGCGGGCGGCGCACCGGCACCTTCGCGCTGCGCTCGCCGGTGCGGCCGAACCCGATTGCCTCCTCCGTGGCGCGGATCCTGGCTATCGACGGGCCGGTCGTCACCCTGCGCGGGCTCGACTGTCTGGACGGCACGCCGCTGCTGGACCTGAAGCCGGACCACGGGGCCGCGACATGA
- a CDS encoding transporter, with translation MKFPAGKVPPGTIGEIVPGAVTSHPRTDLGGTGVTPAAPDAAVAERARHVGDPAHAAVRASAVTIGTD, from the coding sequence ATGAAATTTCCCGCCGGAAAGGTCCCGCCGGGCACGATCGGGGAGATCGTCCCCGGGGCCGTCACCAGCCATCCGCGCACCGACCTCGGCGGCACGGGGGTGACCCCGGCCGCCCCCGATGCCGCGGTGGCGGAACGCGCCCGCCACGTCGGCGACCCGGCCCATGCCGCCGTGAGGGCCTCCGCCGTGACGATCGGGACGGACTGA
- the speB gene encoding agmatinase: MTDPFFLPVSGFELPRFAGPATFMRLPHLTPDHPRVPEVDIGLIGVPWDSGTTNRPGPRHGPRQMRDLSTMIRAENGATRIRPFERATCADLGDVTINPSDIQDSMTRITEFYARVIGQGIRPLTAGGDHLTSLPVLRAVASMGPVGMIHFDSHTDLFHSYFGGTMYTHGTPFRRAVEEGLLDPTRVCQIGVRGSTYDREDRDFAASVGIRIIEIEEFHARGVDDVMEEARAIAGSGPTYVSYDIDFVDPAFAPGTGTPEVGGPTSYQALQVVRALRGVDIVGADVVEVSPPFDASGATAYLGVQIMFELLCMMVQSDKH; this comes from the coding sequence ATGACAGACCCCTTCTTCCTTCCCGTGTCCGGGTTCGAACTGCCGCGCTTCGCCGGGCCGGCGACCTTCATGCGGCTGCCGCATCTCACGCCGGACCACCCGCGCGTGCCGGAGGTGGATATCGGGCTGATCGGCGTGCCGTGGGATTCGGGCACCACGAACCGCCCCGGCCCGCGCCACGGCCCGCGCCAGATGCGCGACCTCTCCACCATGATCCGCGCCGAGAACGGCGCCACCCGCATCCGCCCCTTCGAGAGGGCCACCTGCGCCGACCTCGGCGACGTGACCATCAACCCCTCCGACATCCAGGACAGCATGACCCGGATCACCGAGTTCTATGCGCGGGTGATCGGCCAGGGCATCCGCCCGCTCACCGCGGGGGGCGACCACCTCACCTCGCTGCCGGTGCTGCGGGCCGTCGCCTCGATGGGCCCGGTGGGGATGATCCACTTCGACAGCCACACGGACCTCTTCCACTCCTATTTCGGCGGCACGATGTACACCCACGGCACCCCCTTCCGCCGCGCGGTGGAAGAGGGCCTGCTCGACCCGACCCGGGTGTGCCAGATCGGCGTGCGCGGCTCGACCTATGACCGGGAGGACCGCGACTTCGCCGCCTCCGTCGGCATCCGCATCATCGAGATCGAGGAATTCCATGCCCGGGGCGTGGATGACGTGATGGAGGAGGCCCGCGCCATCGCCGGCTCCGGCCCGACCTATGTCTCCTACGACATCGACTTCGTCGATCCCGCCTTCGCGCCGGGCACCGGCACGCCGGAAGTGGGCGGGCCGACCTCCTACCAGGCGCTGCAGGTGGTGCGGGCGCTGCGCGGCGTGGACATCGTGGGCGCGGACGTGGTGGAGGTCTCCCCGCCCTTCGACGCCTCCGGCGCCACGGCCTATCTCGGCGTGCAGATCATGTTCGAACTGCTGTGCATGATGGTCCAGAGCGACAAGCACTGA
- a CDS encoding MDR family oxidoreductase, which produces MFDAILIDRAGDGRSHAALTRLERDALPDGDVLVRVGWSTVNYKDALAITGASPVVRSFPMVPGVDFSGIVEASDSPEFAPGDRVVLNGWGVGERHWGGLAGYARVKADWLVPLPGGLSLRRAMAIGTAGYTAMLCVMALERHGLRPGSGPVLVTGAAGGVGSIAVALLAALGHEVHALTGRPEEEAFLRGLGAAEIVAREALSGEGRPLAKERWAGAVDVVGGRVLGNLLSQVRYRGTVAACGLAGGMDLPATVAPFILRGVTLAGVDSVMCPRPDRLEAWTRLADTLDTARLDGLTTECPLGEVIALAPDLLAGKVRGRVVVPLHGDAA; this is translated from the coding sequence ATGTTCGACGCAATTCTGATCGACCGGGCCGGCGACGGCCGGTCCCACGCCGCGCTCACCCGGCTGGAGCGCGACGCGCTGCCGGACGGCGATGTGCTGGTCCGGGTCGGCTGGTCCACGGTGAACTACAAGGACGCGCTGGCGATCACCGGCGCCTCTCCCGTGGTGCGCAGCTTTCCCATGGTGCCGGGGGTGGATTTCTCCGGCATCGTGGAGGCCTCCGACAGTCCGGAGTTCGCTCCGGGAGACCGGGTGGTGCTGAACGGCTGGGGCGTGGGAGAGCGGCACTGGGGCGGGCTGGCCGGCTACGCCCGGGTGAAGGCGGACTGGCTGGTGCCGCTGCCCGGGGGCCTCAGCCTGCGCCGGGCGATGGCCATCGGCACCGCCGGCTACACCGCGATGCTCTGCGTGATGGCGCTGGAGCGGCACGGGCTGCGGCCCGGCTCCGGCCCGGTTCTGGTGACGGGCGCTGCCGGCGGCGTGGGCAGCATCGCGGTGGCGCTGCTCGCCGCGCTCGGCCATGAGGTGCATGCGCTGACAGGGCGGCCGGAGGAGGAGGCCTTCCTGCGCGGCCTCGGCGCGGCGGAGATCGTGGCGCGCGAGGCGCTGTCCGGCGAGGGCAGGCCGCTGGCGAAGGAACGCTGGGCCGGCGCGGTGGACGTGGTGGGCGGCCGGGTGCTGGGCAACCTGCTGTCGCAGGTCCGCTACCGCGGAACGGTGGCCGCCTGCGGGCTGGCCGGCGGCATGGACCTGCCGGCCACGGTGGCGCCCTTCATCCTGCGCGGTGTCACCCTGGCCGGCGTGGACAGCGTGATGTGCCCGCGGCCCGACCGGCTGGAGGCCTGGACGCGGCTGGCCGACACGCTCGACACCGCCCGGCTCGACGGGCTCACCACCGAGTGCCCGCTGGGCGAGGTCATCGCCCTCGCCCCGGACCTGCTGGCGGGCAAGGTGCGGGGGCGCGTGGTGGTTCCGCTGCACGGGGATGCCGCGTGA
- a CDS encoding BatD family protein translates to MVTAGLRAALLLVLALLCAPALAQDSDFAPDEARLEVLFDTPDAAPRVGQMMLATLRGTYRLDIAHEDLKLRRMADLDWMRLGQDTWHEELVDGRSARVMERRIAFFPQRAGTITLLPVAHELRYVGRDGVRRTGIVRSPAVSFEVRPAPAGAEAGWLPARAVELSDHWSRDASRLTDGDSVERRVVLRVLGATPQMLPEQPPMRAPWLITFTPPETRDMQLTPAGPVTTVVWTWTLRPITGEPGVLPEVVIPWFDTGEDVAKTVRIPPGAIGYAGFTGNATDRWRSGFGGGAAPVALWLAGALAALCVSARGRSLAGGGLGKWQAMRARARARRALRRCARAGDIGGARLAAASLLAARSEAERHRLLAPLDRVLFGGETAPPAPDLSRLCRAVERAGRDPGR, encoded by the coding sequence ATGGTGACCGCCGGCCTGCGCGCGGCGCTTCTGCTGGTCCTCGCGCTGCTCTGCGCGCCGGCGCTGGCGCAGGACTCCGACTTCGCCCCGGACGAGGCCCGGCTGGAGGTGCTGTTCGACACGCCCGACGCGGCGCCGCGCGTGGGCCAGATGATGCTCGCCACCCTGCGCGGCACCTACCGGCTCGACATCGCCCACGAGGACCTGAAGCTGCGCCGGATGGCGGATCTGGACTGGATGCGGCTGGGCCAGGACACGTGGCACGAGGAACTGGTGGACGGGCGCAGCGCCCGGGTGATGGAGCGGCGCATCGCCTTCTTTCCGCAGCGGGCGGGCACGATCACCCTGCTGCCGGTGGCGCATGAGCTGCGCTATGTCGGCCGCGACGGGGTGCGGCGCACCGGCATCGTGCGCTCGCCGGCGGTGAGCTTCGAGGTGCGGCCGGCGCCGGCGGGGGCGGAGGCCGGCTGGCTGCCGGCCCGGGCGGTGGAGCTCTCCGACCATTGGAGCCGGGATGCCTCCCGCCTCACCGACGGCGACAGCGTGGAGCGGCGGGTGGTGCTGCGCGTGCTCGGCGCCACGCCGCAGATGCTGCCCGAGCAGCCGCCCATGCGCGCGCCCTGGCTCATCACCTTCACCCCCCCGGAGACCCGCGACATGCAGCTCACCCCCGCGGGCCCGGTGACGACCGTGGTCTGGACCTGGACCCTGCGCCCGATCACGGGGGAACCCGGGGTGCTGCCGGAGGTGGTGATCCCCTGGTTCGACACTGGCGAGGACGTGGCGAAGACGGTGCGCATCCCGCCCGGCGCCATCGGCTATGCCGGGTTCACCGGCAACGCGACGGACCGCTGGCGCAGCGGCTTCGGCGGCGGGGCGGCGCCAGTCGCGCTCTGGCTGGCCGGGGCGCTGGCCGCGCTTTGCGTCAGCGCGCGCGGCCGCAGTCTTGCCGGGGGCGGCCTCGGGAAATGGCAGGCGATGCGCGCCCGGGCCCGGGCGCGCCGGGCGCTGCGCCGCTGCGCGCGGGCGGGCGACATCGGCGGGGCTCGCCTCGCCGCGGCCAGCCTGCTCGCCGCGCGGAGCGAGGCGGAGCGTCACCGCCTGCTGGCCCCGCTGGACCGGGTTCTGTTCGGCGGGGAGACGGCGCCCCCCGCGCCCGATCTCTCCCGCCTGTGCCGCGCGGTGGAGCGCGCCGGGCGCGACCCGGGCCGGTGA
- a CDS encoding vWA domain-containing protein, translated as MIDLGPVLLLRPLWLLGLPLALAAAVLMARRADGLAAWRRLIAPQMLALLRARGWVDEATRDLRPWLLGAAAALLALGLAGPATRNRDAPAFRNLDVLMILVDLSPSVVEGGGLDDAQAAVSRLVDRHGTRPVALALFSGESFLVSVPTEETEQLQTVIGALGPDTMPVAGSRPDRAFALARQTLADASAEAPDVVLVSDGGGLGPEALHEVGLLRASGARVWAVAVSPASLPYGMPPPAPGALEAVARAGGGRVVPATAPDTLAEALGAHGSASETELRRRRVLFTDHGRWAVALACLALLPLFRRRAVA; from the coding sequence ATGATCGATCTCGGCCCCGTGTTGCTGCTGCGCCCGCTCTGGCTGCTGGGACTGCCGCTCGCCCTGGCGGCGGCGGTGCTGATGGCGCGGCGGGCCGACGGGCTGGCGGCCTGGCGCCGGCTCATCGCACCGCAGATGCTCGCACTCCTGCGCGCGCGCGGCTGGGTGGACGAGGCCACGCGGGACCTGCGGCCCTGGCTGCTCGGCGCCGCGGCGGCGCTGCTCGCGCTCGGCCTCGCCGGGCCGGCGACGCGCAACCGGGATGCACCCGCCTTCCGCAACCTCGACGTGCTGATGATCCTGGTCGATCTCTCGCCCTCGGTGGTCGAGGGCGGCGGGCTCGACGATGCGCAGGCCGCGGTCTCCCGGCTGGTGGACCGGCACGGAACCCGGCCGGTGGCCCTGGCGCTGTTCTCGGGCGAGAGCTTTCTGGTGAGCGTGCCGACGGAGGAGACCGAGCAGCTTCAGACGGTGATCGGCGCGCTCGGCCCCGACACCATGCCGGTGGCCGGAAGCCGGCCTGACCGCGCCTTCGCCCTGGCCCGACAGACGCTGGCCGACGCTTCCGCCGAGGCGCCGGACGTGGTGCTGGTCTCCGATGGCGGCGGGCTCGGCCCCGAGGCGCTGCATGAGGTGGGGCTGCTGCGCGCCTCCGGGGCGCGGGTCTGGGCCGTTGCGGTCAGCCCCGCCAGCCTGCCCTACGGGATGCCGCCGCCGGCACCGGGCGCGCTGGAGGCGGTGGCGCGGGCCGGGGGCGGGCGCGTGGTGCCCGCCACCGCACCGGACACGCTGGCAGAGGCGCTCGGCGCCCACGGCAGCGCCTCGGAGACCGAATTGCGCCGGCGCAGGGTGCTGTTCACCGATCACGGCCGCTGGGCGGTGGCGCTGGCCTGCCTCGCGCTGCTGCCGCTGTTCCGGCGCCGGGCCGTGGCATGA
- a CDS encoding VWA domain-containing protein produces MSFAASWLLLLLPLPLLALLLPQRPLRRAALALPPAFAAQARPAVPKGPARHLPRAALWLAWGCALLALAGPRQLETIDALPASGRDIVLALDLSGSMEREDFELDGARVSRLAAVQAVAAQFVRGRDGDRVGLVVFGARAYVAAAPTHDVAAVAQAIETAMIGVSGRATAIADGLGLAIRRLRGRAADSRVILLLSDGQDTSGAVDPVAAAGAAAALGIRIHTIALGPRDLEGAPDSRDAVDTATLRRIAQAAGGVMFRVRSTADLRAVAEAIDRLEPSAADAPPIRGWRPLWVWPGALALLLLGVPLLLRRGEVA; encoded by the coding sequence ATGAGCTTCGCCGCGTCCTGGCTCCTGCTCCTGCTGCCCTTGCCGCTGCTGGCGCTGTTGCTGCCGCAGCGCCCGCTGCGCCGGGCCGCGCTTGCCCTGCCACCCGCCTTCGCGGCGCAGGCCCGGCCCGCCGTGCCGAAGGGGCCGGCGCGCCACCTGCCGCGCGCCGCGCTCTGGCTGGCCTGGGGTTGCGCGCTTCTCGCCCTCGCCGGCCCGCGCCAGCTCGAGACCATCGACGCGCTGCCCGCCTCGGGGCGCGACATCGTGCTGGCGCTCGATCTGTCGGGCTCGATGGAACGTGAGGATTTCGAGCTCGACGGCGCCCGGGTCTCGCGCCTCGCCGCGGTGCAGGCCGTGGCGGCGCAGTTCGTGCGTGGGCGCGACGGCGACAGGGTGGGGCTGGTGGTGTTCGGGGCGCGCGCCTATGTGGCCGCCGCCCCGACCCATGACGTGGCCGCCGTCGCGCAAGCGATCGAGACCGCGATGATCGGCGTTTCCGGCCGCGCCACGGCCATCGCGGACGGGCTCGGCCTCGCCATCCGCCGGCTGCGCGGGCGGGCCGCCGACAGCCGGGTGATCCTGCTGCTCTCGGACGGGCAGGACACCAGCGGCGCGGTGGACCCGGTGGCCGCGGCCGGCGCGGCCGCGGCGCTCGGCATCCGCATCCACACCATCGCCCTCGGCCCCCGCGACCTGGAGGGCGCGCCCGACAGCCGCGACGCGGTCGACACCGCAACCCTGCGCCGCATCGCGCAGGCGGCGGGCGGGGTGATGTTCCGGGTGCGCAGCACCGCGGACCTGCGTGCCGTCGCCGAGGCGATCGACCGGCTCGAACCCAGTGCCGCGGACGCCCCGCCCATCCGCGGCTGGCGGCCGCTCTGGGTCTGGCCCGGGGCGCTGGCGCTGCTGCTGCTCGGAGTGCCGCTGTTGCTGCGGCGCGGGGAGGTGGCATGA
- a CDS encoding DUF58 domain-containing protein, protein MTPAPAGIGLSLERLVALAGRAGAADRAAAAASRAGAVAGRRRGEGTDIFDLRPFQDGDDPRHLDPAATARSGRPQLRTFHEEVEKTALLVADLRAPMFWGSRGRLRSVAAAEALALEGWSVVAAGGRVGLHAVRDGETSVAAPRPREAALLGLLATLARLHAAGLEADPAAPGPELSEILDRAAASVTTGAALILATGFDRPGADFDAVARAVLRKCRLTVLLVQDPLETAPPAGVFTIRRGRAAQPVRFSGSEVPARLDALGIATRLVRSDEDPLAQACA, encoded by the coding sequence ATGACCCCGGCTCCCGCCGGCATCGGGCTGAGCCTGGAGCGGCTCGTCGCCCTCGCGGGCCGGGCCGGGGCGGCGGACCGGGCCGCGGCCGCGGCCTCGCGTGCCGGGGCGGTGGCCGGGCGCAGGCGGGGCGAGGGCACCGACATCTTCGACCTGCGCCCCTTCCAGGACGGCGACGACCCGCGCCATCTCGACCCCGCCGCCACCGCGCGCAGCGGGCGGCCGCAGCTGCGCACCTTCCACGAGGAGGTGGAGAAGACCGCCCTCCTGGTCGCGGACCTGCGCGCGCCGATGTTCTGGGGCAGCCGCGGCCGCCTGCGCTCGGTCGCGGCCGCGGAGGCGCTGGCGCTGGAGGGCTGGAGCGTGGTGGCCGCGGGCGGCCGGGTGGGGCTGCACGCGGTGCGTGACGGCGAGACCAGCGTGGCCGCGCCTCGCCCGCGCGAGGCGGCCCTGCTCGGGCTGCTCGCCACGCTCGCGCGCCTGCATGCCGCCGGGCTGGAGGCGGACCCGGCCGCCCCGGGGCCCGAGCTCTCCGAAATCCTCGACCGCGCCGCGGCCTCCGTCACCACCGGGGCCGCGCTCATCCTCGCCACCGGGTTCGACAGGCCCGGCGCGGATTTCGACGCCGTCGCCCGCGCGGTGCTGCGCAAGTGCCGCCTCACGGTCCTGCTGGTGCAGGACCCGCTGGAGACCGCCCCGCCGGCCGGGGTGTTCACCATCCGCCGGGGCCGGGCCGCGCAGCCGGTGCGCTTCTCGGGCTCGGAGGTGCCGGCGCGGCTGGACGCGCTCGGCATCGCCACGCGCCTGGTGCGCTCCGACGAGGATCCGCTCGCGCAGGCCTGCGCATGA
- a CDS encoding AAA family ATPase yields the protein MEDAAELAPGHAPNDAVRRLAARMEAALIGHETLVERLLIGLLTGAHLLIEGPPGLAKTRAVRCLAGGIEGRFARIQCTPDLMPSDITGTRVFRAGSADMGFLPGPIFHELVLVDEINRAPPKVQSALLEAMAEGQVTVGGETHPLPEPFMVIATQNSLENEGTFPLPEAQLDRFGMHVLLALPGEAEERAILDLVEGELSHAPAPQADRLARAELARMKAAVAGVHLSPALRQYIVALVMATRRDAEGLAVTERIRHAVSPRGSLALAASARARAFLHGRDHALPEDVAALAPDVLCHRLIPTWRALAAGETARGLFAEILERVRPL from the coding sequence ATGGAGGACGCCGCGGAACTCGCCCCCGGCCACGCGCCGAACGACGCCGTCCGCAGGCTCGCGGCCCGGATGGAGGCCGCGCTGATCGGCCATGAGACCCTCGTCGAACGCCTGCTCATCGGCCTGCTCACCGGCGCGCACCTGCTCATCGAGGGGCCGCCGGGCCTGGCCAAGACCCGCGCGGTGCGCTGTCTCGCAGGGGGGATCGAGGGCCGGTTCGCCCGCATCCAGTGCACGCCGGACCTCATGCCCTCCGACATCACCGGCACCCGGGTGTTCCGTGCCGGATCAGCGGACATGGGGTTTCTGCCCGGCCCGATCTTCCACGAGCTGGTGCTGGTCGACGAGATCAACCGCGCCCCGCCCAAGGTGCAGTCCGCGCTGCTGGAGGCGATGGCCGAGGGGCAGGTGACCGTGGGCGGGGAGACGCATCCCCTGCCGGAGCCCTTCATGGTGATCGCCACGCAGAATTCGCTGGAGAACGAGGGCACCTTCCCCCTGCCGGAGGCACAGCTGGACCGGTTCGGGATGCACGTGCTGCTCGCGCTGCCGGGCGAGGCGGAGGAACGCGCCATCCTCGACCTGGTGGAGGGCGAGCTCAGCCACGCCCCGGCGCCGCAGGCCGACAGGCTGGCGCGCGCCGAGCTTGCGCGGATGAAGGCGGCCGTGGCCGGGGTGCATCTCTCGCCCGCCCTGCGGCAGTACATCGTGGCGCTGGTGATGGCCACGCGGCGGGATGCGGAAGGGCTCGCCGTGACGGAGCGGATCCGCCACGCGGTCTCGCCGCGCGGCTCGCTGGCCCTCGCGGCCAGCGCCCGGGCCCGGGCCTTCCTGCACGGCCGCGACCATGCGCTGCCGGAGGACGTGGCGGCCCTGGCCCCGGACGTGCTGTGCCACCGGCTGATCCCGACCTGGCGCGCGCTGGCGGCGGGGGAGACCGCGCGCGGCCTCTTCGCGGAGATCCTCGAGCGGGTGCGCCCGCTATGA
- a CDS encoding molybdopterin-binding protein gives MKRLITRRSFLTVGSVAAGAAAIGGWEALVRQGDGGPLIRSAETLTLRAQRLLQGRDALAREYTEADITPRFYANGTVQPDTPDYVQHQGSAFADWRLSVGGLVDTPLSLSLADLSAMPSRTQITRHDCVEGWSAIAKWTGVPLGAVLKRAGPKPAARYVVFHCADALELTLDGSGVYYESIDMIDAFHPQTILAHAMNGAALPVAHGAPLRLRVERQLGYKQAKYIMGIELVDSFAGIRGGNGGYWEDRGYEWYAGI, from the coding sequence ATGAAGCGTCTGATCACCCGCCGCAGCTTCCTGACCGTCGGATCGGTGGCCGCCGGAGCCGCCGCGATCGGCGGCTGGGAGGCGCTGGTCCGCCAGGGCGACGGCGGCCCGCTGATCCGGTCGGCCGAGACGCTGACCCTGCGGGCGCAGCGGCTCCTGCAGGGCAGGGACGCGCTGGCACGTGAGTACACCGAGGCCGACATCACGCCGCGCTTCTACGCGAACGGAACCGTCCAGCCGGACACGCCGGACTATGTTCAGCATCAGGGAAGCGCCTTCGCCGACTGGCGCCTGAGCGTCGGCGGCCTGGTCGACACGCCCCTGTCGCTGTCCCTCGCCGATCTCTCGGCGATGCCCTCCCGCACGCAGATCACCCGCCACGATTGTGTCGAGGGGTGGAGCGCCATCGCCAAGTGGACGGGCGTGCCTCTCGGCGCGGTCCTGAAGCGGGCCGGCCCGAAGCCGGCCGCCCGATACGTCGTCTTCCACTGTGCCGATGCGCTGGAACTGACGCTGGACGGCAGCGGCGTCTACTACGAGAGCATCGACATGATCGATGCCTTCCACCCGCAGACGATCCTCGCTCACGCCATGAACGGCGCGGCGCTGCCCGTGGCCCACGGCGCCCCGTTGCGCCTTCGGGTGGAGCGCCAGCTCGGCTACAAGCAGGCGAAATACATCATGGGCATCGAGCTGGTGGACAGCTTCGCCGGCATCCGGGGCGGCAACGGCGGCTACTGGGAAGATCGCGGCTACGAATGGTACGCCGGCATCTGA
- a CDS encoding cytochrome b/b6 domain-containing protein, translated as MSEEAQPPRGAKVLVKRHSAVTRITHWINAFTLAVMLMSGLQIFNAHPALYWGRTGQDGDPAVLSIGAVEGADGTLKGRLLVAGAAIPTTGVLGVSDVEGIPTPRAFPAWATLPGFYDLGAARHWHFFFAWLLIANGALYLACGLVSRHLRRDLAPSRDQLTPRHLGREVLDHLRLRFPKGDEARRYNALQKLTYLAVIFVLLPLIVLSGLTMSPGMTAVFPHLLDLFQGRQSARTIHFIAVSLLLLFFIVHIVMVVLSGPWNNIRSMITGRYAIRTEEGA; from the coding sequence ATGTCAGAAGAAGCCCAGCCACCCCGAGGCGCGAAGGTCCTGGTGAAGCGTCACTCGGCCGTGACCCGGATCACGCACTGGATCAACGCCTTCACGCTCGCGGTGATGCTGATGAGCGGGTTGCAGATCTTCAACGCCCATCCCGCGCTCTACTGGGGCAGGACGGGGCAGGACGGCGACCCGGCGGTGCTGTCAATCGGCGCGGTCGAAGGCGCGGACGGCACGCTGAAGGGCCGGCTCCTGGTCGCGGGCGCCGCCATCCCGACGACCGGCGTGCTCGGCGTGTCGGATGTCGAGGGCATCCCCACCCCGCGCGCCTTCCCGGCATGGGCCACCCTGCCGGGGTTTTACGACCTGGGCGCGGCGCGCCACTGGCACTTCTTCTTCGCCTGGCTGCTCATCGCCAACGGGGCGCTCTACCTCGCCTGCGGCCTGGTCTCGCGGCACCTCCGGCGCGACCTCGCACCCTCCCGGGATCAGCTCACACCCCGTCACCTGGGGCGCGAGGTTCTCGACCACCTGCGCCTGCGGTTTCCGAAGGGCGACGAGGCCCGGCGCTACAACGCGCTCCAGAAGCTCACCTACCTCGCGGTGATCTTCGTCCTGCTGCCGCTGATCGTGCTGAGCGGGCTGACCATGTCGCCCGGCATGACCGCGGTGTTCCCGCATCTCCTCGACCTCTTCCAGGGCCGGCAGTCCGCACGTACGATCCACTTCATCGCCGTGTCGCTGCTGCTCCTGTTCTTCATCGTTCACATCGTGATGGTCGTGCTCTCGGGACCCTGGAACAACATCCGCTCCATGATCACCGGACGCTACGCCATCCGGACAGAGGAGGGCGCATGA
- a CDS encoding TetR/AcrR family transcriptional regulator, translated as MNATSTTSHRILASARELVIAGGYNGFSYADISKVVGIRKASIHHHFPAKSDLVRELVVAFRASAETGLAAAERDSANARAALEAYARHWEACIVDGHLPFCVCAHLATEMPVLPEDVAAEVRSFFNGLSAWMVRQMKRGVEDGSLRLSEPAATEAEWFIAAVHGAMLMARAQGRPELFAAIVFPSLRRLVPA; from the coding sequence ATGAACGCCACATCGACCACATCGCACCGGATACTCGCCTCTGCGCGGGAGCTCGTCATCGCCGGCGGGTATAACGGCTTCAGTTACGCCGACATTTCCAAGGTCGTCGGCATCCGCAAGGCCAGCATCCACCACCATTTTCCGGCCAAGTCGGACCTCGTTCGCGAACTGGTCGTGGCGTTCCGTGCCAGCGCCGAAACCGGCCTCGCGGCTGCTGAGAGGGACTCGGCCAATGCCCGCGCTGCCCTGGAAGCCTACGCGCGGCACTGGGAGGCGTGCATCGTCGACGGCCATCTTCCGTTCTGTGTGTGCGCCCATCTGGCGACCGAGATGCCGGTGCTTCCCGAGGATGTGGCCGCCGAGGTGCGGTCCTTCTTCAACGGGCTGTCCGCCTGGATGGTCCGGCAGATGAAGCGCGGCGTGGAGGACGGCTCCCTCCGGCTCTCCGAACCGGCCGCCACCGAGGCCGAATGGTTCATCGCCGCGGTGCACGGCGCGATGCTCATGGCCCGCGCGCAGGGCAGGCCCGAGCTGTTCGCGGCCATCGTCTTTCCCTCTCTGCGCAGGCTCGTGCCTGCCTGA